In a genomic window of Anaerolineae bacterium:
- a CDS encoding ABC transporter ATP-binding protein, whose protein sequence is MKSLRRILPFMQPYGWVITIGILTTVLTAAMELTVPRLLQYVIDQGIRVGSMTVIIRGSGIMFAAALVGAVAILVQGVCRAQLSQGIAFDLRNQLFTYIQGLSFGNLDRMQTGRLMTRISSDVDVVRMFASAGILLLLRAGLMVIGSVILIVLTDWRLSIIMFVILILAGLVIRSIIGVASPLFINVQQKLSALNTLAQENLAGVRVIKAFVREQFEIERFNARSTDYMQQYIKVGRLIAVALPVLTLLTNLGSVAVIWFGGLDVIGGRLTVGQLVAFNNYLMIGMAPLMLLGNMLTMATRAEASAARVMEVLDAKPLIQAALSPHRADSVRGHVVFENVSFHYNGNGGEAVLDDVSFEVKPGQRVALLGATGSGKSTLVNLIPRFYDVTGGQIRLDGIDVRQWSPEALRLQIGMVLQQTTLFSGTIRENIAYGRPEATLEQVITAAQAAQAHEFIMAMPAGYDSLVEARGANLSGGQRQRVAIARALLISPGILILDDSTSAVDMDTEFKIQQALDELMRERTTFIIAQRITSVLNADQIFILDSGRIVARGTHQQLMQISPIYQEIYHSQLGEHNLVRATLTA, encoded by the coding sequence GTGAAATCCCTACGACGTATACTCCCCTTTATGCAGCCCTACGGCTGGGTCATCACTATTGGTATTCTGACCACGGTGCTGACGGCGGCGATGGAATTGACCGTACCCCGTTTGCTCCAATATGTGATTGACCAGGGCATCCGAGTCGGCAGCATGACCGTCATTATCCGGGGATCGGGCATTATGTTTGCCGCCGCCCTGGTTGGGGCGGTAGCCATATTAGTTCAGGGTGTTTGCCGGGCGCAATTATCGCAAGGCATTGCCTTTGACCTGCGCAACCAGCTTTTTACCTACATCCAGGGCCTGTCTTTTGGCAATCTGGACCGGATGCAAACCGGCCGTCTGATGACGCGCATTTCCAGCGATGTGGATGTGGTGCGCATGTTTGCCAGCGCCGGAATATTGTTGCTTCTGCGGGCCGGCTTGATGGTTATCGGCAGTGTCATCCTGATTGTTCTCACCGACTGGCGACTTTCCATAATTATGTTCGTCATCCTGATCTTGGCCGGCCTGGTCATTCGGAGCATCATCGGTGTGGCCAGCCCTTTGTTCATTAATGTCCAGCAAAAGCTCTCGGCGCTCAACACCCTGGCGCAAGAAAATCTGGCCGGGGTGCGGGTGATCAAGGCCTTTGTGCGGGAACAATTCGAAATTGAACGCTTTAACGCGCGTAGCACTGACTACATGCAGCAATACATTAAAGTGGGCCGGTTGATTGCCGTGGCCCTGCCGGTTTTGACCCTGTTGACCAACCTGGGCAGCGTGGCCGTTATCTGGTTTGGCGGGCTGGACGTGATTGGGGGCCGGCTCACGGTGGGTCAACTGGTGGCCTTTAACAATTATTTGATGATCGGCATGGCCCCGCTGATGTTGTTGGGCAACATGCTGACCATGGCCACGCGGGCCGAAGCTTCCGCCGCGCGGGTGATGGAGGTATTGGACGCCAAACCATTGATTCAGGCGGCGCTGTCGCCGCACCGGGCCGATTCAGTGCGGGGGCACGTTGTTTTTGAAAATGTGTCGTTTCACTACAACGGCAATGGCGGGGAAGCCGTGCTGGACGACGTAAGTTTTGAGGTTAAACCGGGGCAGCGCGTGGCGCTGTTGGGCGCCACCGGCTCCGGCAAAAGCACTCTGGTCAACCTGATTCCCCGTTTTTATGATGTGACCGGCGGGCAGATTCGCCTTGACGGTATTGATGTTCGGCAATGGTCGCCGGAGGCGCTGCGGTTGCAGATAGGCATGGTGCTCCAGCAGACCACCCTGTTCAGCGGCACCATTCGTGAGAATATCGCCTACGGCCGGCCGGAGGCAACCCTGGAACAGGTAATAACGGCGGCCCAGGCCGCGCAGGCTCACGAGTTTATTATGGCCATGCCCGCTGGGTACGATAGTCTTGTTGAAGCGCGGGGCGCAAACCTATCTGGCGGTCAGCGGCAGCGGGTGGCGATTGCGCGGGCGCTGCTCATTTCGCCCGGCATTTTGATCCTCGACGACAGCACCAGCGCCGTGGACATGGACACCGAATTTAAAATTCAGCAGGCCCTGGACGAGTTAATGCGGGAGCGGACCACCTTTATCATCGCCCAACGCATTACCAGCGTGCTCAACGCCGACCAAATCTTTATCCTGGATAGCGGTCGGATTGTGGCCCGGGGCACGCATCAACAATTGATGCAGATTAGCCCCATTTATCAGGAAATCTACCACTCGCAGCTTGGCGAGCACAACCTGGTCAGGGCGACGTTGACCGCCTAA